One region of Trichosurus vulpecula isolate mTriVul1 chromosome 1, mTriVul1.pri, whole genome shotgun sequence genomic DNA includes:
- the SLC10A5 gene encoding sodium/bile acid cotransporter 5, translating into MFSKMIIELLVLQILSISLGEVQKPFVRFLNLDKTEVLLYAKTEEELIVRSSYKSNEPNRSYLSVYSKDLEVAQVVNVTKMSSGVTNFKINLLTKKAGETSLTIQLWDSVHGQDKLIEEIKDIRTKVIFKKKTETLLQAPLHFDSYALMLILPMILLNKCAFGCKIEVETLQIAWKKPLPILLGGVIQFFVMPFCGFILTRILALSKALSFGFVMTCTCPGGGGGYLFALLLEGDITLAIVMTCASTLLALIMMPLNSYIYGRMLGLHGSLHIPVSKIVTTLLFIVIPVSIGVVIKRKVPEWASYLEKIIKPFSFLLMSIGIYLSFRIGLIFTKTIKLEVLFLGLLVPALGLLFGYSLSKMFMLPLPVCKTVAIEGGALNSFLALAIIQLSFPQHKADLASVAPFTVAMCSGCEMLFMILLYKAKKIIILNVKDEKLKSFV; encoded by the coding sequence ATGTTTTCTAAAATGATTATAGAACTTTTAGTTTTACAAATCTTGAGTATATCGTTGGGTGAAGTACAGAAACCATTTGTTCGTTTTCTGAATCTAGACAAGACGGAAGTCCTGCTTTACGCGAAGACAGAAGAAGAATTAATTGTGAGATCAAGCTACAAGAGCAATGAGCCAAACAGGAGCTATCTTTCTGTATATTCAAAAGACCTGGAAGTGGCACAAGTCGTAAACGTGACCAAGATGTCCTCGGGggttacaaactttaaaataaaccTACTGACAAAGAAAGCAGGTGAGACAAGTTTAACCATTCAGCTATGGGATTCTGTACATGGGCAAGATAAACTCATTGAAGAGATAAAAGATATTCGAACCAAGGTGATcttcaaaaagaaaactgagactctcCTACAGGCACCTTTGCATTTTGACAGCTATGCCCTAATGCTGATTTTACCAATgatattgcttaataaatgtgcatttgGCTGCAAGATTGAAGTGGAGACACTCCAGATTGCATGGAAGAAACCTTTACCGATACTTCTTGGTGGAGTTATACAATTTTTTGTCATGCCattctgtggatttattttgacTAGGATTTTGGCATTATCCAAGGCTCTCTCTTTCGGATTTGTCATGACTTGTACCTGTCCTGGAGGTGGTGGAGGCTATCTCTTTGCCTTGCTTCTGGAAGGTGATATAACTTTGGCCATTGTGATGACTTGTGCTTCAACTTTATTAGCACTGATAATGATGCCTCTAAATTCATATATTTATGGTAGAATGTTGGGGCTGCATGGCTCACTTCATATTCCTGTTTCTAAAATCGTGACAACCCTCCTTTTCATAGTTATACCAGTATCAATAGGCGTAGTTATTAAGAGGAAAGTACCTGAATGGGCAAGCTACCTAGAGAAAATAATTAAACCTTTTAGTTTTTTGTTAATGTCTATAGGGATATATTTGAGCTTCAGGATaggattaatatttacaaaaacaattAAGTTGGAGGTACTTTTCCTGGGACTATTAGTTCCTGCTTTGGGTTTGTTGTTTGGATACTCTTTATCTAAAATGTTTATGTTGCCTCTTCCAGTTTGCAAAACAGTTGCTATTGAAGGTGGGGCATTAAATAGTTTCTTAGCACTGGCCATTATTCAGCTCTCTTTTCCACAACACAAGGCAGATTTGGCATCAGTTGCTCCTTTTACAGTAGCCATGTGTTCAGGCTGTGAAATGTTGTTTATGATTCTATTATACAAAGCTAAGAAAATTATTATTCTCAATGTAAAGGATGAAAAACTAAAATCTTTTGTCTAA
- the ZFAND1 gene encoding AN1-type zinc finger protein 1 — protein sequence MAELDIGKHCQVEHCRQKDFLPFVCDGCSGIFCLEHRSRESHGCSEVNIKSEKLKTDDHSSYPCSYKDCNERELVPVLCPFCEKNFCLRHRHQSDHECEKLEVPQARMAATQQLVKDIIDSKKGTAVSKGRRGAKNSETAAKVALMKLKMHADGDKSLPQTERIYFQVFLPKGSKEKSKPMFFCCKWSIGKVVDFAASLANLKNENNKATAKKLRLCNIATGEALPSDQSLDIWITKEDCPLYNGGNIILEYLNNEDQFLENADSYLK from the exons ATGGCCGAGTTGGACATTGGAAAGCACTGCCAGGTGGAGCACTGCCGGCAGAAAG atTTTCTTCCGTTTGTGTGTGATGGCTGTTCAGGAATATTCTG tctTGAGCACAGAAGCAGGGAGTCTCATGGCTGTTCTGAG GTGAACATAAAAAGTGAGAAATTAAAGACCGATGACCATTCATCTTACCCATGTTCGTACAAGGACTGCAATGAAAGAGAGCTTGTGCCAGTGTTATGTCCCTTCTGTGAGAAGAATTTTTGCCTGAG ACACCGGCACCAGTCAGACCATGAATGTGAAAAACTGGAAGTTCCTCAGGCTCGGATGGCTGCCACACAGCAGCTTGTTAAAGATATCATAG aTTCTAAGAAAGGAACAGCAGTGAGCAAAGGTCGCAGAGGTGCAAAGAACAGCGAAACTGCAGCAAAAGTTGCACTGATGAAATTAAAAATGCATGCTGATGGAGATAAATCTTTGCCACAG aCAGAAAGAATTTACTTTCAGGTATTCTTACCTAAGGGGAGCAAGGAGAAAAGCAAGCCCATGTTCTTTTGTTGTAAATGGAGTATTGGCAAGGTGGTGGATTTTGCAGCTTCGTTGGCCaaccttaaaaatgagaacaaCAAAGCAACGGCCAAG AAATTAAGATTGTGTAATATTGCAACAGGAGAAGCCTTACCTTCAGATCAGTCTTTGGACATATGGATTACTAAAGAAGATTGCCCTTTATATAATGGTGGAAATATTATCTTAGAATATCTTAATAATGAAGATCAATTTTTGGAAAATGCTGATTCTTACTTAAAGTAG